From one Eriocheir sinensis breed Jianghai 21 chromosome 58, ASM2467909v1, whole genome shotgun sequence genomic stretch:
- the LOC126985013 gene encoding uncharacterized protein LOC126985013, with amino-acid sequence MLLPRLLFAGLVMALMVEAGVTKPETHTHSPAYAPLEDAAPRGHQQEPPPFAAQNQPPSHPGLLPARPVVNRVPSSPSTGAGSTSHFPSQLGLYSEVGPRKVVNTQVRCLKTHMQVQLSFSAPFSGYIYPHQHFSECMLFRGQGAQEAYMDLKHGTCGDEENRVILRDRSYLDPVIEHRLMIQWEPDIVCEDDVSVIVRCDRPDDFNKTIEWSFATRQLRATLESAQHPGPKMWMEIQRGEGPTAPSLNNELVYIGDVLTLIFTLTDEVYWFDSNILACFAVDGGEKKSQIEWDTSKNAEVAQASRVYSGEMTVVESGCSVKPKIFSHFIKERHTRTNGDLVTLHYAFFKAFRFPTSNKVVLQCHVQVCYKICPEPPPCSESFHPRRSEEVKRRRRRQVEEVAQNGAHEVDQVDMYRSVEVVSAEESGEKRVPVAAQTEEPHDCCAHPHAAPVSTVNTVMVVLLCIMLMLVLCLAIVILRDRKSRNLPQK; translated from the exons ATGCTACTCCCTCGACTGTTATTTGCCGGCCTCGTCATG GCCTTGATGGTGGAGGCGGGGGTGACCAAGCCCGAAACGCACACTCACTCGCCCGCGTATGCCCCGCTTGAGGATGCGGCGCCGCGAGGTCACCAGCAGGAACCTCCACCCTTCGCTGCACAGAACCAGCCGCCCTCGCACCCTGGCCTCCTACCAGCGCGGCCAGTGGTCAACAGAG TACCGTCGAGTCCAAGTACTGGGGCGGGCAGCACATCGCACTTCCCGAGTCAGCTGGGCTTGTACTCCGAGGTGGGACCGCGCAAGGTGGTAAACACGCAAGTCAGGTGTTTGAAGACGCACATGCAGGTTCAGTTGAG TTTTTCGGCTCCCTTCTCTGGTTACATCTATCCGCACCAGCACTTCTCGGAGTGCATGCTGTTCCGCGGCCAGGGCGCTCAGGAAGCGTACATGGACCTCAAGCACGGCACCTGTGGAGACGAAGAGAACAGAGTTATTCTTAGGGACAGGTCCTACCTGGACCCTGTCATAGAG CACCGCCTGATGATCCAGTGGGAACCCGACATTGTGTGTGAAGACGACGTAAGTGTGATCGTTCGTTGCGACCGACCAGACGACTTCAATAAGACGATCGAGTGGAGCTTCGCTACACGCCAGCTGCGCGCCACCCTGGAGAGTGCTCAGCACCCAG GACCCAAAATGTGGATGGAGATTCAGCGAGGCGAGGGACCCACAGCCCCGTCGCTCAACAACGAGTTGGTGTACATTGGAGACGTCCTCACCCTCATCTTCACCCTAACTGATGAGGTCTATTGGTTCGACTCCAACATTTTGGCTTGTTTCGCGGTGGACG GTGGCGAAAAGAAGTCCCAGATTGAGTGGGACACAAGCAAAAACGCTGAAGTGGCCCAAGCCTCCAGGGTATACAGCGGTGAGATGACCGTGGTGGAGTCTGGCTGTTCTGTCAAGCCAAAGATATTCTCCCACTTCATTAAGGAAAGACACACGCGGACCAACGGTGACCTTGTGACTCTGCATTACGCATTCTTCAAG GCCTTCAGGTTCCCGACCTCCAACAAGGTTGTTCTGCAGTGCCACGTCCAAGTGTGCTACAAGATCTGCCCTGAGCCGCCCCCCTGCAG CGAATCTTTCCACCCAAGACGGAGCGAAGAAGTGAAGAGGCGACGTAGGCGACAGGTGGAGGAGGTCGCACAGAACGGGGCGCATGAAGTGGATCAGGTGGACATGTACCGCTCCGTGGAAGTGGTGTCCGCCGAGGAGAGCGGCGAGAAAC GAGTCCCCGTGGCGGCGCAGACGGAGGAGCCGCACGACTGCTGTGCCCACCCCCACGCCGCGCCCGTGTCCACCGTCAAcacagtgatggtggtgctgctgtGCATAATGCTGATGCTGGTGCTGTGCCTGGCGATAGTCATCCTCAGGGACAGGAAGAGCCGCAATTTACCGCAGAAATAG
- the LOC126985015 gene encoding cytochrome b-c1 complex subunit Rieske, mitochondrial-like, translated as MLSYIGRSGQLAPAVKASAQAVANGSKNVLPGVVEGAAAPLVQPPTLALSAAAMAGRCAAGPLRARVGVAVTSQVRYAHTDIQVPDFSDYRREDVKDARAKSTESASSRRSFTYMLVGGGTVAGLYTAKTVVTQFVSSMSASADVLALAKIEIKLGEIPEGKSVTFKWRGKPLFIKHRTDAEIETENGVDLSTLRDPEADADRVQEPKWLVVIGVCTHLGCVPIADAGDYGGYYCPCHGSHYDSSGRIRKGPAPLNLEVPPYTFPEEGLLSVG; from the exons ATGCTGTCCTACATCGGCAGGTCCGGCCAGCTGGCCCCCGCCGTCAAGGCCTCTGCCCAGGCTGTGGCCAACGGCTCCAAGAACGTCCTGCCGGGCGTGGTGGAGGGCGCGGCGGCCCCCCTGGTGCAGCCGCCCACCCTTGCCCTCTCCGCCGCCGCCATGGCCGGCCGCTGCGCCGCGGGGCCGCTCAGGGCCAGGGTCGGTGTCGCAG TGACCTCACAGGTGCGATATGCACATACGGACATCCAGGTGCCAGACTTCAGTGACTACCGGCGGGAAGACGTGAAAGATGCACGAGCCAAGTCCACAGAGTCTGCCTCCTCCCGGAGGTCATTCACCTACATGCTGGTGGGAG GTGGGACAGTGGCTGGCCTGTACACTGCCAAGACTGTGGTGACTCAGTTTgtgtcatccatgtcggccagtGCTGATGTCCTTGCCCTCGCCAAGATTGAGATCAAGCTGGGTGAGATTCCCGAAGGAAAGTCAGTCACCTTCAAGTGGAGAGGAAAACCACTCTTCATTAAGCACAG GACTGACGCAGAAATTGAGACCGAGAACGGTGTAGATCTCAGTACCTTGAGGGACCCAGAGGCAGACGCTGATCGTGTCCAGGAGCCAAAGTGGCTGGTGGTGATTGGGGTGTGTACTCACTTGGGCTGTGTGCCTATTGCTGATGCAG gtgactACGGAGGCTACTACTGCCCCTGCCATGGCTCTCACTACGACTCCTCAGGACGTATCCGCAAGGGTCCGGCACCACTCAACCTAGAGGTGCCTCCCTACACGTTCCCTGAGGAGGGTCTCTTGTCAGTGGGTTAA
- the LOC126985014 gene encoding E3 ubiquitin-protein ligase CHIP-like — translation MSRIMTDLELKNRGNKLFSVRKFDEAIKCYTDAIAKKPSVAVYYTNRALCNLKLKRWELVCQDCRTALEIDPTLVKAHFFLGQALLEMDNFDESIKHLTRAHDLAKEQKVNYGDDVACMIRVARKRRFNVAEEKRISQEIELQTYLNRLILEDRDRQIDEVRRKYENDEDRSQEEVMRIEQETDNYITEVNTMFARLDERRRKREVPDYLCGKISFEILREPVVTPSGITYDRKDIEEHLQRVGHFDPITRTDLTVDQLMPNLAMKEVVDSFLTENEWALDY, via the exons ATGTCGCGCATCATGACAGACTTGGAGCTTAAGAACAGGGGGAACAAACTCTTCTCCGTCAGGAAATTCGACGAGGCGATAAAATGTTACACAGACGCCATT GCCAAGAAGCCATCGGTGGCGGTGTACTACACCAACCGGGCCTTGTGCAACCTGAAGCTGAAGCGGTGGGAGCTGGTGTGCCAGGACTGCCGCACCGCCCTCGAGATAGACCCCACCCTTGTCAAGGCTCACTTCTTCCTGGGCCAGGCACTGCTCGAGATGGACAACTTTGATGAGAGTATAAAACATTTAACGAGAG CACACGACCTGGCCAAGGAGCAGAAGGTGAACTATGGGGATGATGTGGCCTGCATGATCCGAGTGGCTCGCAAACGCAGATTCAATGTGGCAGAGGAAAAGAGGATCTCTCAGGAAATAGAATTACAG ACTTACCTCAATAGGCTTATCctggaagacagagacagacagattgatgaAGTCCGGAGGAAATACGAAAATGATGAAGACAGGTCACAGGAAGAAGTGATGAGGATAGAGCAAGAAACT GACAACTATATCACTGAGGTCAACACGATGTTTGCTCGACtggatgagagaagaaga AAACGGGAAGTTCCTGATTATTTATGTGGTAAAATTAGTTTTGAAATCTTGCGCGAGCCAGTAGTGACTCCCAGCGGCATCACTTATGACCGTAAAGATATTGAAGAACACCTGCAG CGTGTGGGCCACTTTGACCCCATCACCCGGACAGACCTGACAGTGGATCAGCTGATGCCAAACTTAGCCATGAAGGAAGTGGTCGACTCTTTCCTCACCGAGAATGAGTGGGCCCTTGACTATTAG